The following nucleotide sequence is from Pseudobutyrivibrio ruminis HUN009.
AGTATGCCGTTTTGGATGAAAAAGAGCAAGAAGAATTTACTGCTAAGTTTGGTAATAAAGGTATCCCAATAGAGAACATTATTCAAATGTGGCAGAACTCTGTTAGAGAAGTAGATTTTACTGGAAGCGTTTCAAAACTTGATTTGATAGTAGTGAATGATCAAGGTGTTTTTATTTGGGAAAATATCAAAATATATAGATTCACTTTTTCGTCAGGACGTTCAATCCACGTTGTATTACCATTATTAGAAGAGGGAAATAAATATAATAGACGTCGTGGAGTGCGCATTAATATTGATAAGGTTATGGAGGTAGAGCAGGACGACGTAATGTATTCGGTTATCGTCCGAGATTTATCATATTGCGGAGTTGGATTCGTAGAGCCTTTAGGTTCTCAAATTGATCCAAATCGAGAGTTTATATTACATCTTACAGAGAATAGTGATGATGGTGAAAGGGAAGTAGGAAAGTTTTTTGGAAGAATTATTAACCAAAAGGACGATGAGAATGGTGGTACTTTTAGCGGGTGTACTATTTCATCAGACCATGCAGCTTTTCTACAAAGATATATTGCTACAAAGCAGATTGAGGCTATTAGAGGAAAGAGTAATTCATCAGGTATAAAAAGAATTAAGACGGGAGAGTTCTGGAAAGAAGATATAGCAGAAGAAATTAGTAAGTCTGAAGAAGATGAAGAGCAAGAATAAAAATAACAACAAAAAAGCATCGGCTGACGGGACCGATGCTTTTATTATTTCGTATTTAAATTAAGCAAGTGTGTTTACAAGCTTTGAAAGACGAGATACCTTACGGCTAACTGTGTTGTCGTGGTAAACGCCCTTAGAACCAGCCATCTCGATAACCTTGATAGCAGCCTTAAGCTCAGCCTCTGCAACAGCCTTATCGCCAGCTTCTACAGCAGCCTCAACACGCTTAACGTATGTCTTAACCTCTGATCTGATTGCCTTATTGCGCTCTGTTCTGATAGCTGTTACCTGAACACGCTTCTTAGCAGACTTAATATTTGCCATGTGTTGCTACACCTCCAATTTGTATAATTATAAAATGTTCAAATTAAATACGTTGTAGCCGGACACGGACAGTTCAACGCATACTCAAATATAATAGTTAATGAATCCCTAGTTGTCAATAGTTTGGGAATATTTTTATTGAAATAATGTAAATATTTCTACTTATCTAATAAAAATTGGGCAAGAACCTGATTACTTACATCTATTCCTATGTCTGTAAGGAATAATCGTCCCTCTTTAGCGTCCATAAAGCCCTGATTTCGAAGGGCGGTAATAATTGGACCATATATTGCTTCGATATCGATTCCAAACATATTGAAGAAGTCTGAGCGATTGACGCCATCTATTTTTCTAAGACCAAGGAACATGAATTCTTCCATAGCTTCTTTTTTAGAGAGGGCATTTTCATTGTCATAGAAAGGAGAGGAAAACTCGGTAGGAACTTCCTTACCTTCTGCAATCTGTTCAGCTATTTCGCAGTATTTGTATATGTCACGAATGTTGTCTGCACGCTTGTTTTGGTAAAGAGTAGCAGCACCGAGACCAAGTCCTAAATATGGAACACGGTCCCAATAGCCTATATTGTGGCGGCAAACCTTTCCACCGCGGGCATAGTTGGAAATCTCGTATCGTTTATAACCTTTCTTTTCAAGGTAGTCCATTGTGAATTTGTATAAATGATAAGATTCTTCGTCTGTAGGTAAATCCTCGGTTTCCATTCCAGCGTGCTGCTTAACAGCATCGAATTTGTATTTATCGTAGAATGGAGTACCTTCTTCAATAATCAAAGAGTAAGCAGATATATGCTCTGGTCGAAGCATAGTGACTGCGTTTAATGTGCGCTCAAGCTTTTCCACTGTTTGGTGAGGCAATCCTGTCATGATATCTACATTTACATTGTCAAAGCCTGCTTTACGAACTAAATCGAAGGTGTGGAGAAAACGATTGTAGTCGTGGATTCGTCCAAGCTCCCTTAATTCATCGTCATTTGCTGATTGCAGACCAATGGATAGTCTGTTGATTCCAACGCTTCGGTACACATTTAGCTTTTCAGCTGATAGTGTTCCAGGGTTACATTCGACGGATATTTCTGCCAATGGATTGACTCTGAAGGATGATTTTATGGTGGTAATAATTGAATCCATCAAATCTTCGGAAAGCCACGATGGGGTACCGCCGCCAACATAAATCGTAGCTACTTCAACGCCATGGACCTGGTTTGCCATATATTTTATTTCAGTGCACAAAGCAGCGACATAACGTCGCTGCATTTTTTCATCAAACACTCCTGAAAGGAAGTCGCAATATAAACATTTTTTTACACAGAATGGTATATGAATATATAGTTCGATAGGAGTCATTTTAATCCTCGTCTAATTTAAGAACGCTCATGAAAGCTGACTGTGGAATCTCTACATTGCCAACCTGACGCATTCGTTTTTTACCTTCCTTTTGCTTTTCAAGAAGCTTTTTCTTTCTACTGATATCACCACCGTAGCATTTTGCAAGTACATCCTTACGCATGGCTTTTACAGTTTCACGGGCAATAACCTTTGAACCAACGGCTGCCTGGATAGGAATTTCGAAAAGGTGACGTGGAATTTCTTCCTTGAGCTTTTCACACATCTTGCGGCCTCTCTCGTAAGCAGTACCAGAGAAGACGATGAATGAAAGTGCATCCACCTCTTCCTTATTAATAAGGATATCAAGCTTAACGAGCTCAGATTTCATGTATCCCTTCATTTCGTAGTCGAATGATGCATATCCGCGGGAGCGGCTCTTAAGAGCATCAAAGAAATCGTAAATGATTTCGTTAAGTGGAAGAGTGTATTTGAGGAGTGCACGTGTTTCTTCCATATATTCCATTGAAATATACTGGCCACGACGCTCCTGACAAAGGTCCATAATAGCACCGATGTATTCGCTAGTAACCATGATTTCTGCTTCAACGATTGGCTCTTCCATGTATTCGATTTCACTAGGGTCTGGAAGATTGCTTGGGTTTGTAAGCTCAATCATTGTGCCGTCTGTTTTGTATACTCGATAAACTACGCCTGGGGCAGTAGTAACTAAATCAAGATTGTATTCGCGCTCGAGTCGTTCCTGAATGATTTCCAAATGAAGAAGACCGAGGAAACCACAACGGAATCCAAAGCCAAGTGCGACAGAAGTCTCAGGCTCGAACTGTAAAGCTGCATCATTAAGCTGAAGCTTCTCCAGGGCATCACGCAAATCTGGGTACTTAGCGCCATCAGCAGGATAAAGACCGCAGTAAACCATTGGGTTAACCTTTTTATATCCTGGAAGTGGCTCGGCTGCAGGAGCATTAGCGTGAGTGATTGTATCACCAACACGAGTGTCGCGAACGTTTTTGATGGAAGCAGTCATATAACCTACCATTCCAGCTGGAAGCTCATCACAAGGAATGAACTGACCGGCACCGAAGTAGCCTACTTCTACAACATCAAATTCTGCACCAGTAGCCATCATTTTGACGCTGTCGCCAACCTTTAATGTTCCTTCTTTTACTCGACAGAATACGATAACACCCTTGTATGGGTCGTAAAGTGAGTCAAAGATTAGTGCCTGAAGTGGCGCCTTTGGATCACCAGTTGGTGCTGGAAGCTGATGTACGATTGCTTCCAAAACGTCGTGAATATTAAGGCCTGTCTTGGCTGAAATCTGAGGTGCATCATGTGCTTCTAAGCCGATTACATCCTCAATTTCTTCTATAACTCTATCTGGATCAGCAGAAGGTAAGTCGATTTTGTTGATGACAGGAATAACATCCAAATCGTGATCCAATGCAAGATATACATTTGCTAAAGTCTGAGCTTCGATACCCTGAGCTGCATCAACAACAAGAATAGCGCCATCACAAGCAGCCAGTGAACGAGAAACTTCATAATTAAAGTCAACATGGCCAGGGGTATCAATAAGGTTGAAAATGTATTCATTGCCATCATCAGCCTTGTAAACAATACGAACGGCTTGAGATTTGATTGTGATTCCACGCTCACGCTCAAGGTCCATATTGTCAAGAACTTGTGCCTGCATCTCACGATCAGTGAGAGTGCCTGTCATTTGTATGATACGATCGGCAAGTGTTGATTTGCCGTGATCGATATGTGCAACAATGCAAAAATTTCTGATTTTACTCTGATCCATAAAACACCTCTATATTAATGTAATTATTTTTGCAAATTAATGAAGATATTTACAAAAATGATTGCCTTCATATATTACCAAAGCTTAGGAAAAATAACAATTATGTAACATTATAAAGAAAGTATAAAAAATATCTTAAGGCGGTTGACAAAAGGGGACCCTAGGTGTAAATTAACATCAGAAAATGATTAGCACTCCAATTAGATGAGTGCTAACAACAAAACAACGGGGAAGAGGTGAATGTATGGCTGATATCGAACTAGATGAGCGAAAAGTAAAAATCTTAAATGCGATTATCAAGAATTACCTTGAGACTGGCGAGCCAGTCGGTTCAAGAACAATTTCAAAATACACTGATTTGAATCTTAGTTCAGCTACCATCCGAAACGAGATGTCAGATCTTGAGGATTTGGGATATATCGTTCAGCCACATACATCGGCAGGTCGTATTCCTTCAGACAAGGGTTACAGATTTTATGTAAACAATCTAATAGCTGAGAAGGATAAAGAAGTTGCAGATATGCATGAGTGGATGATTGAGAAGACTGAAAAGATGGAAAGCCTTCTTAAGAACGTAGCAAAGACACTGGCAAACAACACACAGTATGCAACACTTGTTTCAGCTCCTTCAGTTGTTTCAAATAGATTAAAGTTCGTTCAGCTTTCAGCTGTGGACGAGCATCAGGTGCTTTCAGTAGTTGTTATGGATGGCAACATTGTTAAGA
It contains:
- the lepA gene encoding translation elongation factor 4, which encodes MDQSKIRNFCIVAHIDHGKSTLADRIIQMTGTLTDREMQAQVLDNMDLERERGITIKSQAVRIVYKADDGNEYIFNLIDTPGHVDFNYEVSRSLAACDGAILVVDAAQGIEAQTLANVYLALDHDLDVIPVINKIDLPSADPDRVIEEIEDVIGLEAHDAPQISAKTGLNIHDVLEAIVHQLPAPTGDPKAPLQALIFDSLYDPYKGVIVFCRVKEGTLKVGDSVKMMATGAEFDVVEVGYFGAGQFIPCDELPAGMVGYMTASIKNVRDTRVGDTITHANAPAAEPLPGYKKVNPMVYCGLYPADGAKYPDLRDALEKLQLNDAALQFEPETSVALGFGFRCGFLGLLHLEIIQERLEREYNLDLVTTAPGVVYRVYKTDGTMIELTNPSNLPDPSEIEYMEEPIVEAEIMVTSEYIGAIMDLCQERRGQYISMEYMEETRALLKYTLPLNEIIYDFFDALKSRSRGYASFDYEMKGYMKSELVKLDILINKEEVDALSFIVFSGTAYERGRKMCEKLKEEIPRHLFEIPIQAAVGSKVIARETVKAMRKDVLAKCYGGDISRKKKLLEKQKEGKKRMRQVGNVEIPQSAFMSVLKLDED
- the rpsT gene encoding 30S ribosomal protein S20, coding for MANIKSAKKRVQVTAIRTERNKAIRSEVKTYVKRVEAAVEAGDKAVAEAELKAAIKVIEMAGSKGVYHDNTVSRKVSRLSKLVNTLA
- a CDS encoding PilZ domain-containing protein; the encoded protein is MNKGKAITKLHISDVTEKARISVQATLENKKLELPTEYAVLDEKEQEEFTAKFGNKGIPIENIIQMWQNSVREVDFTGSVSKLDLIVVNDQGVFIWENIKIYRFTFSSGRSIHVVLPLLEEGNKYNRRRGVRINIDKVMEVEQDDVMYSVIVRDLSYCGVGFVEPLGSQIDPNREFILHLTENSDDGEREVGKFFGRIINQKDDENGGTFSGCTISSDHAAFLQRYIATKQIEAIRGKSNSSGIKRIKTGEFWKEDIAEEISKSEEDEEQE
- the hemW gene encoding radical SAM family heme chaperone HemW; the encoded protein is MTPIELYIHIPFCVKKCLYCDFLSGVFDEKMQRRYVAALCTEIKYMANQVHGVEVATIYVGGGTPSWLSEDLMDSIITTIKSSFRVNPLAEISVECNPGTLSAEKLNVYRSVGINRLSIGLQSANDDELRELGRIHDYNRFLHTFDLVRKAGFDNVNVDIMTGLPHQTVEKLERTLNAVTMLRPEHISAYSLIIEEGTPFYDKYKFDAVKQHAGMETEDLPTDEESYHLYKFTMDYLEKKGYKRYEISNYARGGKVCRHNIGYWDRVPYLGLGLGAATLYQNKRADNIRDIYKYCEIAEQIAEGKEVPTEFSSPFYDNENALSKKEAMEEFMFLGLRKIDGVNRSDFFNMFGIDIEAIYGPIITALRNQGFMDAKEGRLFLTDIGIDVSNQVLAQFLLDK